The following coding sequences are from one Bifidobacterium sp. window:
- a CDS encoding carbohydrate ABC transporter permease yields the protein MTSASTGMSPAPHLQDEFPREPKASRGKHGKKPGLRDHDGKTAAMLFGPTGLILIALVAVPIAFLLISSFSDFNQRSLFTGEFNIVGLQQYAIALADKDFWYAMLRTVLFTAALVLGSVLIGMYVSQMMTRLNGAMRYLVTFVLIFAWAMPNVASSIVWKWLFQPGYGVVNWMLTRLRIFGDMSNTAWSNNTTLALLCIWMLVVWQAVPYIAITLYAATIAVDHSCLEAAQLDGAGSWRMYWQILVPMIKPSLLVVSILSVIWDFNVFNQIWLVSQGGPSGSTATIGVFTYTKAFVGFDIGQGSAISVITVLLLLVLTGVYIRNLLKSGEDL from the coding sequence ATGACATCCGCGAGTACGGGGATGAGTCCAGCTCCTCATTTACAGGATGAATTCCCTCGGGAGCCTAAAGCTTCGCGAGGAAAGCATGGGAAGAAACCAGGACTGCGAGACCATGATGGAAAAACCGCAGCGATGTTGTTTGGTCCCACAGGACTTATATTGATTGCTTTGGTCGCTGTTCCTATTGCATTCCTGTTGATTTCTTCATTCTCCGATTTTAATCAACGTTCCTTATTTACCGGCGAATTCAATATCGTTGGTTTACAGCAGTATGCCATAGCCCTGGCTGACAAAGACTTCTGGTATGCGATGCTCAGAACTGTTCTTTTCACGGCAGCTTTGGTATTGGGAAGTGTACTGATAGGCATGTATGTGTCTCAAATGATGACAAGGTTGAACGGAGCAATGCGATACCTTGTCACATTTGTATTGATCTTCGCCTGGGCAATGCCCAACGTTGCATCCTCCATTGTGTGGAAGTGGCTGTTTCAACCAGGGTATGGAGTGGTTAATTGGATGCTCACGCGGCTACGCATTTTTGGAGATATGAGCAATACTGCTTGGTCTAATAACACTACGCTTGCTCTGCTCTGTATCTGGATGCTGGTCGTCTGGCAAGCTGTCCCATACATTGCTATTACTCTGTACGCAGCGACGATTGCTGTTGATCATTCCTGTCTGGAGGCTGCTCAACTTGATGGAGCTGGTTCTTGGAGAATGTATTGGCAGATATTAGTACCGATGATTAAACCGAGTCTGCTTGTTGTATCGATTTTGTCGGTTATTTGGGATTTCAATGTGTTCAATCAAATCTGGTTGGTTTCTCAAGGTGGTCCCTCTGGATCCACAGCAACCATTGGAGTATTTACCTATACCAAGGCTTTTGTCGGATTTGATATCGGTCAAGGTTCAGCCATTTCAGTGATTACGGTGCTGTTATTGCTCGTGCTCACAGGTGTGTATATTCGCAACCTCTTGAAGTCAGGTGAGGATCTATGA
- a CDS encoding extracellular solute-binding protein has product MWHKKTMMVAALTAATLALSGCSVGGSSASSTDESTDGTGKTLTIWAMQGDYSTQTLNAINSAFTKKTGAKVKVETQQWTDITTKITTALTTSTPPDVLDIGNTQVAGFATSGGLLDVSSHKKELSEGNEWLSGLEDPATVGGKLYGVPAFGAARAVVYNKKIWADAGVTSEPTTWDEFTADLDKVAAKNASNADFTPFYLPGQYWYSMLQFVWDAGGQVAQEKDGKWTGTMSNAKSVKGLEEWKAFQNKYSSKASQSLDTDSPDQNQMLADGTTSAVLANSAALSSVKTINSSVSSDDLGTFAMPGQSGKNQPAMTAGSDWTIASKSKNSGLALEWIKIASSSDIQQKWVFGHDGWLPNTVEGLDKAMKSSSFPEAQKGFFEAAKDSKATPGSANWATIEGDKSVNSFTQSIATGTATPAQAAKSFDEHMDEVFAK; this is encoded by the coding sequence ATGTGGCATAAGAAAACGATGATGGTTGCGGCACTTACCGCTGCCACCTTGGCGCTAAGCGGGTGTTCGGTCGGTGGTTCATCTGCTTCTTCGACTGATGAATCTACGGATGGAACAGGGAAAACCCTCACCATATGGGCAATGCAAGGGGACTATTCAACACAGACCCTTAACGCTATCAACTCTGCATTTACCAAGAAAACAGGGGCGAAAGTTAAGGTTGAAACTCAGCAATGGACGGATATCACCACTAAAATCACCACCGCTCTTACCACTTCCACACCTCCTGATGTTTTGGATATCGGCAATACGCAAGTTGCAGGATTTGCGACTAGTGGGGGATTGCTTGATGTGAGTTCGCATAAGAAGGAATTGTCTGAAGGCAATGAATGGCTGAGCGGATTGGAAGACCCTGCAACAGTTGGTGGCAAATTATATGGTGTCCCTGCTTTTGGAGCGGCGAGAGCAGTGGTATACAACAAAAAGATTTGGGCCGATGCTGGTGTGACCAGTGAACCAACAACATGGGATGAATTCACTGCAGATCTTGACAAAGTTGCCGCGAAGAATGCCTCAAATGCAGACTTCACACCTTTCTATCTTCCAGGCCAGTATTGGTATTCAATGCTTCAATTTGTCTGGGATGCTGGCGGACAAGTCGCACAAGAAAAAGACGGCAAATGGACAGGTACGATGTCCAATGCTAAGAGTGTTAAAGGTCTTGAGGAGTGGAAAGCATTCCAGAACAAATATTCCAGCAAGGCATCTCAAAGCCTAGATACTGATTCTCCTGACCAAAATCAGATGCTTGCCGATGGAACCACGTCAGCTGTGTTGGCAAATAGCGCGGCGCTCTCATCAGTGAAAACTATCAATTCAAGTGTGAGCTCCGATGATCTCGGAACTTTCGCTATGCCAGGGCAAAGCGGTAAGAACCAGCCTGCAATGACTGCCGGTTCGGACTGGACCATCGCCTCTAAGAGTAAGAATTCTGGATTGGCACTTGAATGGATCAAGATTGCATCCAGTTCTGATATTCAGCAGAAGTGGGTTTTTGGGCATGATGGTTGGCTGCCGAATACAGTCGAAGGTTTGGATAAAGCGATGAAGTCCTCCAGCTTCCCAGAGGCTCAAAAAGGCTTCTTCGAGGCAGCAAAGGATTCTAAAGCGACTCCAGGATCTGCAAACTGGGCAACGATTGAGGGAGATAAATCGGTGAATTCCTTCACTCAGTCAATTGCTACCGGCACTGCGACCCCAGCACAGGCAGCAAAAAGTTTCGATGAGCATATGGATGAGGTATTCGCCAAGTAG
- a CDS encoding ROK family transcriptional regulator, with protein sequence MHSGTTGLPRGGDQQPLSELNRSRVVEFLHRNGVCSRADIAHALGLTPAAITKITAKLIELGVISETGNLEGRLNRRALGLTLNHSKYRVIGVKFARSLVQIGVFDISGRQLSLIDLPPVIDSQISATVDHIRSIITDLLSQDSHIVAVGMSVPGPYLRHEGKIAVVTSMPGWTDICYTDEFSNAFPVPTFIEHDARSGALAESLFDPRVSSENIAYYLVGEGVGLGVMDHEQLINGERGAATEIGHISIDVNGRACKCGNFGCLECYCSAVAVHEELVKSHILDAEFPDIASMTHRDACKSLFAASSAGNKQAFELVSKISRYVGYGCVNIINAYNPQQIIIGDIMAQAGGVLLDIVYEVLQERIVPEILNSTEILLSTLTSDPTITGAAAAAANQFLRHPSLFARAT encoded by the coding sequence GTGCATTCTGGCACAACAGGGTTGCCCCGTGGGGGTGATCAACAACCCCTATCTGAACTCAATCGTTCACGAGTTGTGGAGTTTCTACACCGCAACGGTGTCTGCTCACGTGCAGACATCGCCCACGCGCTCGGCCTTACACCAGCAGCAATTACCAAAATCACGGCAAAACTTATTGAACTTGGCGTTATCAGCGAAACCGGAAATCTTGAAGGTCGACTTAACAGACGAGCACTCGGCCTCACTCTCAACCACTCCAAATACAGGGTTATCGGCGTGAAGTTTGCACGTAGTCTTGTACAAATTGGCGTTTTTGATATCAGTGGTAGACAGCTCTCACTCATTGATTTACCACCTGTTATCGATTCGCAAATATCTGCCACCGTTGACCATATTCGCAGTATTATTACCGATCTACTCAGTCAAGATTCACATATCGTTGCAGTTGGCATGTCAGTTCCTGGCCCGTATCTGCGACATGAAGGAAAGATTGCGGTAGTAACCTCAATGCCCGGTTGGACAGATATTTGTTACACCGATGAGTTCAGCAATGCCTTCCCTGTGCCGACTTTTATTGAGCATGATGCCAGATCAGGAGCGTTAGCTGAAAGCCTCTTCGACCCCCGCGTCTCTTCAGAGAACATTGCTTACTATCTCGTTGGAGAAGGGGTTGGCCTTGGTGTTATGGACCACGAACAACTCATCAATGGCGAACGCGGTGCAGCAACAGAAATAGGTCATATCAGCATCGATGTCAACGGCAGAGCCTGCAAATGCGGCAATTTTGGTTGCTTGGAATGCTATTGTTCAGCGGTGGCAGTTCACGAGGAACTTGTAAAGTCACACATCTTAGATGCAGAATTTCCGGACATAGCTTCGATGACGCATCGAGATGCTTGCAAGTCTCTCTTTGCAGCATCATCAGCGGGTAACAAACAGGCATTTGAGCTAGTCAGCAAAATCTCGCGATACGTTGGATATGGTTGTGTCAATATCATTAACGCCTACAATCCACAACAAATCATCATTGGTGACATCATGGCTCAGGCAGGCGGTGTGTTACTGGACATTGTTTACGAAGTCTTACAAGAACGCATAGTTCCTGAGATATTGAATTCAACAGAAATCTTGCTCTCAACGTTGACGAGCGATCCCACAATCACCGGCGCAGCAGCTGCGGCGGCAAATCAATTCCTGCGCCATCCCTCACTATTCGCTAGAGCTACATAG
- a CDS encoding carbohydrate kinase family protein produces the protein MNQPIVLSLGELLWDMLPGGKRAGGAPANFIYHAMKNGSDGYSISAVGEDALGDELSGAITDAGIKSILQRNAWPTSTVEVALKNGIPEYTIVRNVAWDHIVLTRELIEMVGKADAVCFGTLALRSSETHDTIIELLKHTKPGAMKFFDINLRGDHYSKELITELLWQATVLKLNDAELLLLQDMFDIRGTSDADACQWFIDHFDLEYVVLTAGSEYSSIFGRTGDSSTLSTPRVKVTDTVGAGDSFSGTFTSNILQGVSLRTAHRAAVNTAAYVCTQSGAWPDYPEAIPDYLAQAEAEN, from the coding sequence ATGAACCAACCGATCGTACTCAGCCTTGGTGAGCTACTTTGGGATATGCTGCCCGGAGGCAAACGAGCAGGCGGAGCTCCTGCAAACTTTATATACCATGCAATGAAGAATGGCTCGGACGGATACTCCATTAGTGCTGTAGGCGAAGATGCCCTTGGCGATGAACTCTCCGGTGCCATCACTGACGCAGGCATCAAGTCAATTCTTCAACGCAATGCTTGGCCAACCAGCACGGTTGAAGTTGCTCTCAAAAATGGTATTCCTGAGTACACCATCGTGCGCAACGTGGCGTGGGATCATATCGTGCTCACCCGCGAGCTCATCGAAATGGTCGGCAAAGCAGATGCCGTCTGCTTTGGCACATTGGCACTACGCAGTTCTGAAACCCATGACACGATTATTGAACTCCTTAAGCACACTAAACCTGGTGCGATGAAGTTCTTTGATATTAATCTTCGTGGCGATCACTATTCGAAGGAACTTATCACCGAGCTGCTGTGGCAAGCCACAGTACTGAAACTCAATGATGCAGAACTCCTGCTGTTGCAAGATATGTTTGATATCCGTGGCACCTCAGATGCTGATGCATGCCAGTGGTTCATTGATCATTTTGACCTTGAATACGTGGTTCTTACAGCCGGCAGCGAATACAGCAGTATCTTCGGACGCACTGGTGATTCATCAACTCTGTCCACTCCCCGTGTGAAAGTTACTGACACCGTAGGTGCCGGCGATTCCTTCTCCGGAACCTTCACCAGCAACATCCTTCAAGGCGTGTCCCTTCGCACAGCGCATCGCGCTGCAGTTAACACCGCAGCATACGTGTGCACGCAAAGTGGTGCATGGCCCGATTATCCAGAAGCAATTCCGGACTACCTCGCACAGGCGGAAGCCGAAAACTAA
- a CDS encoding MFS transporter — translation MSNTSSVQQRSGMNIRSLAPVMVSFFIMGFVDLVGIAANYVKDDFSLTDSQANLFTSMVFFWFLIFSVPTGLLMNRLGRRKTVLISIIITSAALIVPIIGYLQPSKDVRFVLMIISFCLLGIGNTVMQVSLNPLLSNLVNNDRLASTLTLGQFVKALASFIAPILAGWMAAAFGMWWLLYVIFLVVAVVGYVLLASDNIQEATPDKGKTSIARCFALLKDPVVLLCFLGIVSHVGIDVGINTTAPKILMEQTGQSLATAGIATSVYFVFRTIGCLTGSVTLQRLSNKTALRICAVLMVLSVVCLTVFITVDQSPVFLCYLGLALVGFGNSNVFSLFLTRALLHLPSRQNEISGLMMMGLIGGAIFPPLMGLASDAVGMQTGAIAVMSVGVIYVLVIAVFHKLIVSKNEQVNPAN, via the coding sequence ATGTCAAACACAAGTTCTGTCCAACAACGGTCAGGAATGAATATTAGATCGCTCGCACCTGTTATGGTGTCGTTCTTCATCATGGGTTTTGTCGATCTGGTAGGTATCGCAGCAAACTATGTGAAAGACGATTTCTCACTTACTGATTCACAAGCCAATCTCTTCACCAGCATGGTGTTTTTCTGGTTCCTGATTTTCTCGGTACCCACTGGCCTGCTGATGAATCGTCTTGGCCGACGTAAAACCGTACTCATCAGCATAATTATCACTTCAGCTGCACTGATTGTGCCGATTATCGGCTACTTGCAGCCATCTAAGGACGTCCGCTTCGTTCTTATGATTATCTCCTTCTGCTTACTTGGCATTGGTAACACTGTGATGCAGGTTTCTCTCAATCCCCTACTGAGTAATCTGGTAAACAACGACCGCCTAGCAAGCACACTCACCCTTGGCCAATTCGTCAAGGCTCTTGCTTCATTCATTGCGCCGATCCTCGCTGGATGGATGGCTGCTGCTTTTGGTATGTGGTGGCTTCTCTATGTGATTTTCTTAGTCGTGGCTGTGGTGGGTTACGTACTTCTTGCAAGTGACAATATCCAAGAAGCTACACCTGATAAAGGTAAGACCAGCATCGCTCGTTGCTTCGCACTGTTGAAGGACCCGGTTGTGTTGCTCTGCTTCCTCGGCATCGTCAGCCATGTGGGTATTGATGTCGGTATCAACACCACTGCGCCCAAGATTCTCATGGAGCAGACAGGACAGTCACTGGCAACTGCCGGTATCGCCACCAGTGTATATTTCGTATTCCGTACGATTGGCTGCCTTACTGGAAGTGTGACCTTGCAGAGGCTGAGCAATAAAACTGCTCTGCGTATATGTGCAGTGCTCATGGTTCTGTCAGTTGTTTGCCTCACAGTGTTCATTACGGTTGACCAATCACCAGTATTCTTGTGCTACCTCGGTCTCGCACTGGTTGGTTTTGGTAACTCCAACGTATTTTCGCTGTTCCTGACACGCGCACTACTTCACCTACCATCAAGACAGAACGAAATTTCTGGTCTGATGATGATGGGTCTTATCGGCGGAGCAATTTTCCCTCCACTTATGGGTCTTGCATCCGATGCGGTTGGTATGCAAACTGGAGCAATTGCTGTCATGTCAGTTGGCGTTATTTATGTGTTAGTGATTGCTGTCTTCCATAAGCTGATTGTTTCCAAAAACGAACAGGTAAATCCAGCTAATTAA
- a CDS encoding recombinase zinc beta ribbon domain-containing protein encodes MFTSKSLNKLLKNRAYIGEYCYAGHVIPGGMPQIVDDVTFDEVQKMFAMNKHRGVKTKTELAAMSSEAPDYWLTGRLFCERCGAPMEGVFGTSKTGRKYRYYYCLNQRRKQCTAKPVRKDLIEDRVTLTVESFLEDTEMLASLAVDMADHYRQTHSRAREILDGLGSRRNDVESKLANFVNAIAMGIMNQSTAAAMASLEEQKQELDAAIQAEHVKAALFEDEASISAFYKRFARATMDSKETRDLLFEYFIDRIFVGDKTLTIASWFFDGGQAITRADLPEAKQTGEVLNIEFDTSPSGGAAGN; translated from the coding sequence TTGTTCACGTCGAAGTCGTTGAACAAGCTGCTCAAGAACCGTGCCTACATTGGTGAGTACTGCTATGCCGGGCATGTGATCCCGGGTGGTATGCCTCAGATCGTTGATGACGTGACCTTCGATGAGGTGCAGAAGATGTTCGCGATGAACAAGCATCGGGGCGTGAAAACGAAGACCGAACTGGCAGCCATGAGCAGCGAGGCACCGGACTACTGGCTCACGGGAAGGCTGTTCTGCGAGCGGTGCGGCGCACCGATGGAAGGCGTGTTCGGCACGTCGAAGACGGGCCGGAAATACCGGTACTACTACTGTCTGAACCAGCGCAGGAAGCAATGCACGGCCAAGCCCGTGCGTAAGGATCTCATCGAGGATCGCGTCACACTGACCGTTGAATCGTTCCTGGAGGACACGGAGATGCTGGCATCGCTGGCGGTCGATATGGCTGACCATTACCGTCAGACGCACAGCAGGGCACGGGAGATTCTCGACGGTCTTGGATCGCGAAGAAATGACGTGGAGTCGAAGTTGGCGAACTTCGTGAACGCCATCGCCATGGGCATCATGAACCAGTCCACCGCCGCAGCGATGGCGTCCCTGGAGGAGCAGAAGCAGGAGTTGGACGCGGCCATACAAGCCGAACATGTCAAGGCTGCACTGTTCGAGGATGAAGCGTCGATCAGTGCCTTCTACAAGCGTTTCGCCCGTGCGACCATGGACAGCAAGGAAACGAGGGATCTGCTGTTCGAGTACTTCATTGACAGGATCTTCGTGGGGGACAAGACACTGACTATCGCATCATGGTTCTTCGACGGCGGGCAGGCAATTACACGCGCTGATCTCCCTGAGGCAAAACAAACGGGGGAAGTGCTGAACATAGAGTTCGACACTTCCCCCTCAGGTGGAGCTGCCGGGAATTGA
- a CDS encoding TetR/AcrR family transcriptional regulator — protein MGRKKGFDNGEVLAHFRRAFLTHGYEGTSIDDLVNASGLLRGSLYAAFGSKRGMFIAALHEAIALDPSGSDTRGLVLVALMELSAGDVEIRTIAQSYVESMSSTDVGGSQNGLVAIQTKLGKAILERACVQLKITTMKEDNHG, from the coding sequence GTGGGCCGAAAAAAAGGGTTTGACAATGGTGAAGTACTTGCGCATTTCAGGAGAGCTTTCCTCACACATGGTTATGAAGGCACTTCGATAGACGATCTCGTTAACGCCTCAGGTTTACTCCGAGGCAGTCTTTACGCAGCCTTCGGCAGCAAACGTGGCATGTTCATAGCAGCGCTGCACGAAGCCATTGCGTTGGACCCCTCCGGATCAGATACCCGGGGTTTGGTGTTGGTGGCTCTCATGGAATTATCTGCGGGCGACGTTGAGATTCGCACAATCGCCCAATCGTATGTGGAATCGATGTCATCTACCGACGTGGGAGGCTCCCAAAACGGACTCGTCGCCATACAAACAAAGTTGGGTAAGGCGATTCTGGAACGTGCGTGCGTGCAACTGAAGATTACTACGATGAAGGAAGATAATCATGGGTAA
- a CDS encoding Fic/DOC family protein, giving the protein MSGIDPYLIPGTGVLCNLVDAHSEQALTGAENDWVTFRFLQLQTTPLTAEGTVKQLQWIHRFLFRDVYEWAGQIRTIDMSKGGGSVFQPLQLFATGVRYAESTLQDDSMLQGLSRGRFIERLAVNYDNFNTLHPFREGNGRTQRVFWTLIARDAGWGLDWTQISKRENDVASFIAHENVDYHLLTRMFETITQPLPPGQDQRFLPSIDFKAGTDETPGQPNIYQVLSDSEYEQQKQRYSYQTKSRVQPEKKIANDICQALKAETEHLNTEQSPPEATRYRHQRGR; this is encoded by the coding sequence ATGAGTGGCATTGACCCGTATCTGATTCCTGGCACCGGCGTGCTATGCAACCTGGTCGACGCTCATAGTGAGCAGGCGTTGACTGGTGCTGAGAATGATTGGGTCACGTTCCGATTCCTGCAATTGCAAACGACACCACTCACTGCCGAGGGGACGGTCAAGCAGTTGCAGTGGATTCATCGTTTCCTGTTTCGGGATGTGTACGAGTGGGCGGGGCAGATTCGCACTATAGACATGAGTAAAGGCGGGGGTAGCGTCTTTCAACCCTTGCAACTGTTCGCCACAGGCGTGCGATACGCGGAGAGCACGCTGCAGGACGATAGTATGCTGCAAGGTTTGAGTCGAGGCCGGTTCATCGAACGCCTGGCCGTCAATTATGATAATTTCAACACCTTGCATCCCTTCCGTGAGGGCAATGGTCGTACCCAACGTGTGTTCTGGACGTTGATAGCGCGTGACGCCGGCTGGGGGTTGGATTGGACGCAGATTAGCAAACGCGAGAATGATGTCGCCTCATTCATCGCACATGAGAACGTGGACTACCACCTGCTGACCCGAATGTTCGAGACGATCACCCAACCCCTGCCGCCAGGACAGGATCAACGATTCCTGCCCTCCATCGACTTCAAAGCCGGCACAGACGAGACCCCAGGGCAGCCGAACATCTATCAGGTGCTTTCAGACAGTGAATACGAGCAGCAGAAGCAACGCTACAGCTACCAGACTAAAAGCCGCGTGCAGCCGGAGAAGAAGATTGCCAATGATATATGTCAGGCACTCAAGGCAGAAACCGAACATCTCAACACGGAACAATCCCCGCCCGAGGCTACTCGGTACCGGCATCAGCGGGGGAGATGA
- a CDS encoding tautomerase family protein, producing the protein MPFMRVTVPSNVSAQSNAALAKDLTNFSVTTLRKPREMTTVTFVRVEPSEYFIGGEAVEPGPGIHLEVSLTTGTNSADERKRFIKEVSESIVRIYGPNATLRGVALTEYLPESYGYEGITRYERSHR; encoded by the coding sequence ATGCCTTTTATGCGAGTCACCGTACCGTCGAACGTATCCGCCCAGTCCAACGCCGCGCTGGCGAAGGACCTTACAAACTTCTCCGTGACCACGTTGCGGAAGCCGCGCGAAATGACGACCGTAACGTTCGTACGCGTTGAGCCATCGGAGTACTTCATTGGCGGCGAAGCGGTAGAACCCGGCCCTGGCATCCATCTGGAAGTGTCGCTCACCACCGGTACGAACAGTGCCGATGAGCGCAAGCGGTTTATCAAGGAAGTGTCCGAGTCCATCGTGCGAATCTACGGCCCGAACGCGACCCTGCGCGGTGTTGCTCTGACGGAGTACCTGCCTGAGTCCTACGGTTACGAAGGCATCACGCGGTACGAACGCTCGCACCGCTGA
- a CDS encoding AfsA-related hotdog domain-containing protein: MTHRRSVHEVVLTDYEQVNDDEMIAVAEVQRTHKYFNDHVRHPSGHDPLLLIEISRQSGILMTEEFLGAPYSTQFVL; encoded by the coding sequence ATGACCCACCGGCGCTCCGTGCACGAGGTCGTTCTTACCGACTACGAGCAAGTCAATGACGATGAGATGATCGCTGTGGCGGAGGTTCAGCGAACGCACAAGTACTTCAACGACCATGTGCGCCATCCCTCTGGCCACGACCCGCTTCTCCTCATCGAGATCAGCCGGCAATCCGGAATTTTGATGACAGAAGAATTCCTCGGAGCGCCTTACTCAACGCAGTTCGTCCTGTAA
- a CDS encoding PD-(D/E)XK nuclease family protein, protein MNDQDSKCAYDWTSLGRFSFTPSDGERSKRPNVFEIAGFPRRETVSSNLLAYFFDPLQSHGLAGLFVKSLIAVLNDKRDEELARYSYSEDDNDGVYVQTEVSNGTDTRNRVDIAVHTPHLSIAIENKVDASLYNDLHDYYEKIHSEASEQGNVEDLTCVVVLHAGDLQLSDFPWCAKGLQANENLFSVNYDELFDQVLNGVGEKLLDADPRAVDLLEQYMDNFSARRNGQDMNKSDQQIRQFADQVKGHEEVAYNFLNSLGDYRIGANDKLADAQTILQSLYEVPQETGHEVGPLGLVSCGNPRFWDTFERKGSYENRVHWMSRYYIQDFSRAGAAFGVSFEFFTPIDWLIKGEFHEDVALHLMVKSYKTGMNQWKEENRLTRNPFEQVLGGVTLLDSPDTLAKALKTRCDEILAEAWSDSTV, encoded by the coding sequence TTGAACGATCAAGATAGCAAGTGTGCATACGATTGGACCTCATTGGGCAGATTCTCATTTACCCCATCGGATGGGGAAAGATCCAAACGTCCTAATGTTTTCGAGATCGCAGGGTTTCCACGTCGGGAGACTGTTTCCTCAAATCTTCTTGCATATTTTTTCGATCCGCTGCAATCGCATGGTTTAGCGGGGTTGTTCGTAAAATCGTTGATTGCCGTATTGAATGATAAACGTGACGAAGAACTAGCGCGGTATTCATACTCCGAGGACGACAATGACGGTGTCTATGTACAAACCGAGGTCAGCAACGGGACTGATACGCGTAATCGTGTTGACATCGCTGTTCATACCCCACATCTGAGCATCGCCATTGAGAACAAAGTTGATGCTTCTTTGTACAACGATCTACACGACTATTACGAAAAAATTCATAGTGAAGCATCGGAACAAGGGAACGTCGAAGATCTTACTTGCGTGGTCGTCTTGCATGCCGGTGATTTACAATTATCAGATTTTCCTTGGTGTGCCAAAGGCTTACAGGCAAACGAGAATTTGTTCTCGGTCAATTATGACGAACTTTTCGATCAGGTACTTAACGGTGTGGGGGAGAAGCTGCTGGACGCGGACCCTCGTGCAGTGGATCTCTTGGAACAGTATATGGATAATTTCAGTGCAAGAAGAAACGGGCAGGATATGAACAAGTCTGATCAACAAATACGTCAGTTCGCCGACCAAGTGAAGGGACATGAAGAGGTAGCATATAATTTTCTGAATTCGCTCGGCGACTATCGAATAGGCGCTAATGACAAGCTAGCAGATGCGCAAACGATACTGCAATCTCTGTATGAGGTTCCGCAAGAGACTGGCCATGAGGTTGGACCTCTTGGTCTGGTGAGTTGTGGTAATCCCCGTTTCTGGGATACTTTTGAACGAAAAGGCTCCTATGAGAATCGTGTGCACTGGATGTCACGGTATTATATTCAGGACTTTTCAAGAGCGGGAGCTGCTTTTGGCGTTTCATTCGAATTTTTCACTCCGATTGATTGGCTTATCAAAGGAGAGTTTCATGAGGATGTCGCATTGCATCTGATGGTTAAGTCATACAAAACGGGTATGAACCAGTGGAAGGAAGAAAATCGACTGACCCGCAATCCCTTCGAGCAAGTTCTCGGCGGAGTCACATTGCTTGACAGTCCCGATACCCTTGCTAAGGCTCTCAAAACTAGATGTGATGAGATACTTGCTGAAGCTTGGTCTGATAGCACTGTATAA
- a CDS encoding thermonuclease family protein, producing the protein MVNPQFFMTQISVTKVLDGDTIEVSDHGQVKSVRLLDVNTPKALDPNKPVECGGPEASIFLKEMLPLGMIVRLRYIHDTQDSYV; encoded by the coding sequence ATGGTGAATCCTCAATTCTTCATGACGCAGATCAGTGTGACGAAAGTCTTGGATGGCGACACGATCGAAGTCAGCGATCACGGACAGGTCAAATCGGTCAGATTGCTGGACGTCAATACGCCGAAGGCCCTCGACCCAAACAAGCCAGTTGAATGCGGCGGGCCCGAGGCCAGTATTTTTCTCAAGGAAATGCTCCCGTTAGGAATGATCGTGCGATTGAGATACATTCATGACACACAGGATAGTTACGTATGA